From Thalassovita sp.:
ATGAGGGCGGCGATCACCTCTTGCCGTTTCAGCGCGGCCCGCATGGCATCTGCCGAATAAATCAACAGCCCGGCGCGGTGGCTTTCGGGCTGGCGGAAGTATTTATTGGCGTCGCGCGGGGCAAGTTTCATGGCGTCAGAGGCCCAGATCGGCCGTGTTCAGCAGCAACTGCGCCACAATCTGATCCGCCAGAATCACGCTCAGGCGCGCCCGGGCGTCACGTTCCGAGGAAATTGTGGCCGCGGTGGTGCCGGTGGTGGAATAGCCGGTGAACTGCCGCGCTGATCCGGTGAACAGCGTGGCCTCGGTATCAGCATCCTTCAGCTGATACTTCACCTCACCGATCAGATTGAACCGGGCGGTGGTGTTGCTTTCCAGAACGGCCATCCGCTGTTGGCTGACTTCTAGCTGATAATCCAGCAGGTAGCGCGCGGTAGTGGCACGGCCCAGACGGCTTTCGAGTTGCTGAACCAGCAATTGTTCATCGCGGGTTGTCGGGTCAGTGGCAAAGACCGCCCCCTGCAACTGCGCCCCAGCGCCCCCCGGCGCATAGACCGGGGTGAAACCGCAGCCCGTCAGGGCTACGGCTGAGATCAAAGCAAGGAAGTTTCTGCGTTTAGACAACCACATTCACGATACGCCCCGGCACCACAATCAGCTTCTTCGGTTGGCCCCCATCGAGGGCTTTGACCACAGCTTCGTGTGCCAGCACGAGGTTTTCAACCTCTTCCTTGGGCATGTCTTTGGCCACGCTGATTTCCGCCCGGCGTTTGCCGTTGATCTGGATCGGCATGGTGACGGTGTCATCCACCAGCATTTTTTCGTCCGCCACCGGCCATTCAGCGGAGGCGATCAGCCCTTCGCCCGCCAGAATCTGCCAGCATTCTTCGGACAGGTGCGGGGTCATCGGTGACATCAGCTGTGCCAGTACCTTGGCCGCCTGACGTTTCGCTGCTGCACCTGCGTTGGATTTCGACAGGGTGTTGGTGAAACCATAAAGCTTGGCGATGGAGGCGTTGAAGCCGAAGCTGTCCACGCCGCCGGTCACCTCATGGATGGCCTTGTGCATGGCGCGCAGCAGGGCCTCATCCTCTTTGGCGTTGTCCGCTGCATCGGAGGCGGCGATTTCGCTGCAGATCCGGTAAACACGGCTCAGGTGCTTATGCGCGGCCTCAGCGCCCGAGGCGGTCCATTCCACATCACGTTCGGGCGGGCTGTCGGACAGCACAAACCAACGGGCGGTATCAGCACCGTATTGTTTGATGATCTCCACCGGGTCGACAACGTTGTTTTTCGACTTCGACATCTTGGCCGAGGGCACGATAGTCACCTCAGTGCCGTCTTTCAGGAAGCCTTTGCCGTCTCGCAGGTCCACCTCTTCGGGGTAGTGATAGACCGGACGGCCATCCGCACCTTCGGTTTTGTAGATCGCGTGGGTCACCATGCCTTGGGTGAACAGCGCGTTGAACGGCTCTTTAGACTTCTCCGGCAGGTGGCCGCAGATGTTCATCGCGCGGGCAAAGAAACGCGAGTAGAGCAGGTGCAGAATCGCATGTTCAATGCCGCCGATATACTGGTCGACGTTCATCCAGTAGTTGGCATCCGCCAGATCGGTCGGGGTGTCGGCGCGCGGCGCGGTGAAACGGGCGAAATACCACGAGCTGTCCACGAATGTGTCCATCGTGTCGGTTTCGCGCTGCGCTGGCTTGCCACATTTCGGGCAGGTGCAATCGCGCCAGGTCGGGTGGCGGTCCAGCGGGTTGCCGGGGATGTTGAAGCTGACGTCTTCGGGCAGTTCGACCGGCAGGTTTTCTTTCTTCTCGGGCACCACGCCGCAGTCATCACAATGGACAACCGGGATCGGGCAGCCCCAGTAGCGCTGGCGGCTGAGGCCCCAGTCGCGCAGGCGGAATTTGGTCACGCCATTGCCGATGCCTTTGCCTTCGCAATAGTCCACCGCGGCGTTGACCGCTTCTTCACCGGTTTGCAGTTCCTCACCAGAGAAGCCTTTGATGTAGCGCACCTTTTCGGCCTTGGTGGGCACATAGGCTTTGCCTGCTTCGGCCTCGCCCTCAACCGGGGTAAAGACCGGAATGATCGGCAGGTCGTATTTGGTAGCAAATTCGTAGTCGCGTTCATCATGGCCCGGGCAGGCGAAGATCGCGCCGGTGCCGTAGTCCATCAGGATGAAGTTGGCGATGTAGACCGGCAGTTCCCAAGTCTCATCGAAGGGGTGCTTGCATTTGAGGCCAGTGTCAAAGCCCAGCTTGTCGGCCTTTTCGATCGCCTCAGCCGTGGTGCCGCCTTTGCGCGCCTCAGCGCAGAAGGCCGCCACATCTTCACGCTCGGCTTCCAGCTGTTTGGCCAGCGGATGATCGGGTGAGATGCCCACAAAGGACGCACCCATCAGCGTGTCGGGGCGGGTGGTGTAAACCTCAATCGGGTCACCACCATCGGTGCGTTCAAAGCCGAACTGCAGACCGCGCGATTTGCCGATCCAGTTTTCCTGCATCAGGCGGACCTTGGCGGGCCAATCCTCCAGATCGCCCAGCGAGTCGAGCAACTCTTCTGAGTAGTCGGAGATCTTGAAGAACCACTGGGTCAGCTCACGGCGTTCCACCTCGGCGCCGGAACGCCAGCCCTTGCCGTCAATCACCTGTTCGTTGGCCAGAACGGTCATGTCGACCGGATCCCAGTTCACCACCGCGTTCTTGCGGTAGACCAGACCCTTTTCGATAAAGTCGATGAACATCGATTGCTGCTGGCCGTAGTATTCCGGATCACAGGTGGCGAACATGCGCGACCAGTCCAGACCAAAGCCCAGCGGTTTCATCTGGTTCACCATCGTGTCGATGTTGTCATAGGTCCAGGTCTTGGGATGACCGCCCGAAGCCATCGCGGCGTTTTCTGCCGGCATGCCAAAGGCGTCAAAACCCATCGGGTGCAGCACGTTATGACCGGTGGCGATTTTATACCGCGCGATCACGTCGCCCATGGTGTAGTTGCGCACGTGGCCGATGTGAATGCGCCCCGACGGGTAGGGGAACATTTCCAGCACGTAGTATTTCGGCTTGTCGTCGCTGCGGACGGCCTTGAAGATTTCGGCCTTGTCCCAGGCCTCTTGCCACTTGCCTTCGATTTCGGCTGCGGAGTAGCGGGTCATGTCGGACGGACCTTTCCTGGCATGTTTAATCTCTTGTCGCAGGGGTGATAGGCGGCTGGCGCGCATTGGTCCAGTGCCTCTGCGCAAAAATGACCGGCTATGCGCTTGCCAAACACGCGCTATAAGAGAAGCAGCAGTGATACAGGCAATTCCATGAAGATCCTCTTTATCCACCAGAATTTTCCTGGCCAGTACAAACATCTGGCGCCGGCCCTGGCGGCGGCGGGCCATCAATGTGTGGCGCTGACGCTTCGGGTGAAAGAACCGGCAACCTGGAATGGTGTGCGGGTGCTGCCCTATCAGATCAAGCGGCAGCAGGGGCAGGGGATCCACCCGTGGGTCACGGACTTTGACACCAAGGTGATCCGAGCCGAGGCCTGTTTTCACGCCGCCATGCATCTGCGCGACAGTGGGTTTACCCCCGACATCATCGTGGGCCATCACGGTTGGGGCGAAACCATGTTCCTGCGCGATGTCTGGCCCAAGGCGCGGATCGGCCTTTATTGTGAGCTGTATCATTTGGCCAATGAGGAACATCTTGGCTTTGATCCAGAGTTTCAGAGTGACAGCACTACGCTGGATGCGCTGCGTATCCGCATGAAGAACCTCAACAATCTGGTGCACTTGCAGGTGGCCGATGCCGGCATCAGCCCAACGCAGTTTCAGGCCGGCACCTTCCCACCGGAATGGCGCCAGAAGATTGAGGTGATTCACGATGGGATCGACACCGATTTGGTAACTGCCAACCCGGAGGTGCGATTCGCCTTGCCTAATGGATCAGAGGTGACGCGGCGCGATGAGGTGATCACCTTTGTGAATCGCAACCTGGAACCTTATCGCGGCTACCACATCTTTATGCGGGCGCTGCCAAGGCTGTTGCGGGAACGTCCCAACGCGAAGGTGCTGATCGTTGGTGGTGATGACGTCAGCTATGGTGCGCGTCCGCCGAAAGGGCAGACCTGGAAACAGATCTTCATCGATGAGGTGCGCGGCCAGATCCCAACACCCAACTGGGAGCGAGTGCATTTCCTGGGCAAGATTCCCTACGATCAGTTCATCAAGCTGCTGCAGGTCAGCCGGGTGCACCTCTATCTGACCTATCCCTTTGTGCTCAGCTGGTCGCTGTTTGAAGCGATGAGTGCGGAGGCGGCAATTGTCGCCAGCGACACCGGCCCGCTGAAAGAAGCGATTCGGGATGGCGAAAACGGCATGCTGGTTGATTTCTTCGATGGCGATGGGTTGGTGGAAAAATGCTGCGCCCTGCTGGAGGACGCCGAGATGCGCCGCAACTTTGGTCAGGCGGCGCGCAAACATATCGTGCAGAATTACGATCTGCGCAGCCAGTGTCTGCCGCGGCAAATGCAATGGGTAGACCACCTGGCAGGTCTGGAGCCGCAACCGATTCGGGACTGAGCGGGTTCGGTAAATATCTACCGCAAAAGAAAAAGGCGCCCTGAGGCGCCTTTGAATTCCGATGGGCTTGCCGGTTTACAGGCGCCCGTCCTGAATGCGCAGCTGACGCGCGCGGGATAGGATCGCATCTTCGATCGCACGCTGCGTGCTGGCCGAAACCGCACGCCCGTTCTTACCTTGCAGTGCCACGATCAATGAGCGTGCTTCCAGCGCAGGGTCTTTGACATAAACGGTGGCGCGGTAGGCACGGTTGCCGCCGGGTGGTGTGCCGTAGCCCATGACGATCACGCCGGTGAACGGATCCACCGATTCGACGGGCATGAAGTTCAGCACCTCTAAGGAGGCATTCCAGATAAAGCGGTTTACCGAAACCTTAACGTCCGGGTCCTGATCGCGGAAAATGTCCCAGATGGTCTCACGACGTTCTTCTTCGGTTTGTGCCTGCGCTTCGGGTGTCAGTGCTTCTGGCTGAACAACGCTGCAGGCGCTGACCGCCAAAAGGGCGGCGCCAGCAAATACAAGTTTGAAACGGTTGATAAAGGTCATTCTTCGGCCCTGAATTCGGTTTCCCAACCGTCCTAGCGAAGGGATTCTTAAGGAGCAAGGCTTTAGTGTATATACGCTGTGTGCAGCCGCGTGATCGGCAGGCCATCGCCACCCGCCGGGTGCAGGTGTGGCAAAGCTGCACCATCCGGGATGCACAATCCAATCAATCGGTTCAGGCGGCTTGCAAACCGACCCCGAAAAGAGCGAGACAGACGCCATACCCAAGCGGATCACCCGTTTTGGGGCGCTTGATTGGAAAACCGAGGGAAAAAATCATGAAAAAGATTCTCTTCGCATCGACCGCGCTGGTAGCCACCGCCGGTGTTGCAGCAGCTGAAATCAGCTTCGGCGGTTCGGCTAACTTTGGTGTAATGTACAATGGTTCCGAAACCATTGTTAAAAACGAACTGGATTTCGACGTAAAAGGTTCGGGTGAAACCGACGGCGGCCTGAAGTTCGGCGCATCGTTCGACCTGGACACTTCGTACAACGACTCGAACGGCGCTCAGGGCACCGGCATTGCTGACGACAGCAACGGTGACTCCTCCGGTCTGGGTGAAGGCGGCATCGGCGATCCTGAAGTTTACATCGAAATGGGCGGCCTGAAGCTGACCGTTGGTAACATCGGTGAAGCTCAGGACGTTGGCGGCATCTCCGACATCGGTTTCGACGGTCTGGGTGTTGACGATGTTGTTGACGCACTGCGTGAAAACGGTTCGGACGACATCCGTATCGATTACTCGTTCGGCGACATCGCCGTTGCAGCATCGGTTGACTCGGCAACCAACCAGTGGGCCGTTTCGGCTGCTGGCTCGTTCGGCGACATCTCCGCTTCGGCTGGCTTCCGTGACAACGACGGCACCGAAGACTGGAACGTAACTCTGGGTTACTCGGCTGGCGCATTTGGCGTAACCGCCACCTACGCAGAAGCTGGCAACGTTGACGGTTTCGGCCTGGACGCTTCCTACTCGCAGGGCGACCTGACCGTAACCGCAGCTTACGCCGAGCGCGGCGCAGCTGACGCATACGGCATCGGCGCTTCCTACTCGCTGGGTGGTGGCGCAGCCATCGCCGGTGGTGTTGCTGAAGTTGGCGGCGAGACCGTTGCTGACCTGGGCATGACCTTCTCGTTCTAATTCAGAACGCTTAGGACTACCTAAGAGAGGGGCAGGCGTTTCGCCTGTCCCTTTTCTTTTGCGCTATCCCCGGCCGTTTCGGTGCGGGGTTTTCTTTTGTCTTAGTGCACTGCCCTTTTGCCCTGTCCTTTTGAGCGATCATGGTGTTTTGTCCGCAGCGAAACCCAATCCGTGGAGGTCCATCATGTCGCTTGCTGAAATCACCGCCCGTCTGCGCAAGGCAGAGACTGACGCCGGTCGTGAAGAGGGCAGCACGCAGCTGATTGCGGTCAGCAAGGTGCAGCCGAACGAACGGGTCGAGGCGGTGCTGCAAGAGGGGCATCGGCTGTATGGGGAAAACAAAGTGCAGGAGGCGGCCGGTAAATGGCCGGATTTCCGCGATCAGTTTGACGGCGTGAATGTCCATCTGATCGGCCCGTTGCAGACCAATAAGGCGCGCCAGGCGATGCAGCTGTTTGAGGCGATTCATTCTGTTGATCGGCCAAAGCTGGCCCATACTCTCGCCCGTCTGGCGCAGGAGTTGGGTCACTGCCCGGATCTGTTCATTCAGGTCAACACCGGTGAGGAAGAGCAGAAGGCAGGCATCCTGCCAGCAGACGCAGACGCTTTCATCGCGGAATGTCGTGGGCTGGATCTGCCAGTGCAGGGGCTGATGTGTATCCCGCCGGTGGAGGAGGAGCCTGCGCTGCATTTTGCCCTGCTGGCCAAGATCGCTGCGCGTAACGACCTGACCGGCCTGTCGATGGGGATGAGCAGCGATTTTGAGAAGGCCGTTAGCTTTGGTGCCACCCATGTGCGGGTGGGATCAGCCATTTTTGGCGCGCGGGATTACGGCTAAACGCGCATAGGCGAAGCCCCGCTGTGGGGCTTCTGCCAGTGATTACCCGTTGTTCTCACCCAATTTGGGCGATGGGGCATCCAGCTTCAGCTCTGCGTCTGAAAAGGTGAAAGGCGCACGTACGCCGGGGATCCCGTCCAGTGTCACCTTCATACCGCGGGCCTGCACCTGCGGATCCTCAAACACCTCGGCCATATCGTTGATCGGCCCGGCGGGAATGCCGCGCTCTTCACAGCCGGCCAACAGCTCCGCCTTGGAGCGTTTGCGGGTTTCGCCCATCAACAGATCGATCATCCGGTCCCGGTTTGCGACGCGGTCGGCGTTTTTCAGGAATTCTGGCGCATCGGCCATCCAATCAAGACCCAGCAGACCGCAGAGGCGCTGATACTGGGCGTCATTGCCGGTGGCGATGATGATATGGCCATCGGCGCAGTCAAACACCTGATAGGGTGTCAGATTGGGGTGGTAGTTGCCAGTCCGGCCCGGCGGGGTGCCGGTGGTCAGATAGTTCATCGCCTGATTGGCGGTGACGGAAACCGCAACATCCATCAGGGCCATATCCACATGTTGACCTTTGCCGGTCTGGTGGCGCTGGTGCAGTGCGGCCAAGATGCCGCTGACGGCGTAGACCCCGGTGAAGATATCGGTGACAGCAACGCCAACGCGTTGCGGCTGGCCATCGGGATCGCCAGTGATGGACAT
This genomic window contains:
- the lptE gene encoding LPS assembly lipoprotein LptE, translating into MWLSKRRNFLALISAVALTGCGFTPVYAPGGAGAQLQGAVFATDPTTRDEQLLVQQLESRLGRATTARYLLDYQLEVSQQRMAVLESNTTARFNLIGEVKYQLKDADTEATLFTGSARQFTGYSTTGTTAATISSERDARARLSVILADQIVAQLLLNTADLGL
- the leuS gene encoding leucine--tRNA ligase yields the protein MTRYSAAEIEGKWQEAWDKAEIFKAVRSDDKPKYYVLEMFPYPSGRIHIGHVRNYTMGDVIARYKIATGHNVLHPMGFDAFGMPAENAAMASGGHPKTWTYDNIDTMVNQMKPLGFGLDWSRMFATCDPEYYGQQQSMFIDFIEKGLVYRKNAVVNWDPVDMTVLANEQVIDGKGWRSGAEVERRELTQWFFKISDYSEELLDSLGDLEDWPAKVRLMQENWIGKSRGLQFGFERTDGGDPIEVYTTRPDTLMGASFVGISPDHPLAKQLEAEREDVAAFCAEARKGGTTAEAIEKADKLGFDTGLKCKHPFDETWELPVYIANFILMDYGTGAIFACPGHDERDYEFATKYDLPIIPVFTPVEGEAEAGKAYVPTKAEKVRYIKGFSGEELQTGEEAVNAAVDYCEGKGIGNGVTKFRLRDWGLSRQRYWGCPIPVVHCDDCGVVPEKKENLPVELPEDVSFNIPGNPLDRHPTWRDCTCPKCGKPAQRETDTMDTFVDSSWYFARFTAPRADTPTDLADANYWMNVDQYIGGIEHAILHLLYSRFFARAMNICGHLPEKSKEPFNALFTQGMVTHAIYKTEGADGRPVYHYPEEVDLRDGKGFLKDGTEVTIVPSAKMSKSKNNVVDPVEIIKQYGADTARWFVLSDSPPERDVEWTASGAEAAHKHLSRVYRICSEIAASDAADNAKEDEALLRAMHKAIHEVTGGVDSFGFNASIAKLYGFTNTLSKSNAGAAAKRQAAKVLAQLMSPMTPHLSEECWQILAGEGLIASAEWPVADEKMLVDDTVTMPIQINGKRRAEISVAKDMPKEEVENLVLAHEAVVKALDGGQPKKLIVVPGRIVNVVV
- a CDS encoding glycosyltransferase family 4 protein gives rise to the protein MKILFIHQNFPGQYKHLAPALAAAGHQCVALTLRVKEPATWNGVRVLPYQIKRQQGQGIHPWVTDFDTKVIRAEACFHAAMHLRDSGFTPDIIVGHHGWGETMFLRDVWPKARIGLYCELYHLANEEHLGFDPEFQSDSTTLDALRIRMKNLNNLVHLQVADAGISPTQFQAGTFPPEWRQKIEVIHDGIDTDLVTANPEVRFALPNGSEVTRRDEVITFVNRNLEPYRGYHIFMRALPRLLRERPNAKVLIVGGDDVSYGARPPKGQTWKQIFIDEVRGQIPTPNWERVHFLGKIPYDQFIKLLQVSRVHLYLTYPFVLSWSLFEAMSAEAAIVASDTGPLKEAIRDGENGMLVDFFDGDGLVEKCCALLEDAEMRRNFGQAARKHIVQNYDLRSQCLPRQMQWVDHLAGLEPQPIRD
- a CDS encoding DUF3576 domain-containing protein, with amino-acid sequence MTFINRFKLVFAGAALLAVSACSVVQPEALTPEAQAQTEEERRETIWDIFRDQDPDVKVSVNRFIWNASLEVLNFMPVESVDPFTGVIVMGYGTPPGGNRAYRATVYVKDPALEARSLIVALQGKNGRAVSASTQRAIEDAILSRARQLRIQDGRL
- a CDS encoding porin is translated as MKKILFASTALVATAGVAAAEISFGGSANFGVMYNGSETIVKNELDFDVKGSGETDGGLKFGASFDLDTSYNDSNGAQGTGIADDSNGDSSGLGEGGIGDPEVYIEMGGLKLTVGNIGEAQDVGGISDIGFDGLGVDDVVDALRENGSDDIRIDYSFGDIAVAASVDSATNQWAVSAAGSFGDISASAGFRDNDGTEDWNVTLGYSAGAFGVTATYAEAGNVDGFGLDASYSQGDLTVTAAYAERGAADAYGIGASYSLGGGAAIAGGVAEVGGETVADLGMTFSF
- a CDS encoding YggS family pyridoxal phosphate-dependent enzyme, whose translation is MSLAEITARLRKAETDAGREEGSTQLIAVSKVQPNERVEAVLQEGHRLYGENKVQEAAGKWPDFRDQFDGVNVHLIGPLQTNKARQAMQLFEAIHSVDRPKLAHTLARLAQELGHCPDLFIQVNTGEEEQKAGILPADADAFIAECRGLDLPVQGLMCIPPVEEEPALHFALLAKIAARNDLTGLSMGMSSDFEKAVSFGATHVRVGSAIFGARDYG
- a CDS encoding CaiB/BaiF CoA-transferase family protein; protein product: MTAPLAGLKVVELARILAGPWAGQTLSDLGAEVIKVESPAGDDTRQWGPPFIEREDDTTAAYFHSCNRGKASITVDFRTPEGQEQVRELVRDADILIENFKVGGLAKYGLDYDSLKAVNPGLIYCSITGFGQTGPYAHRAGYDYIIQGMSGLMSITGDPDGQPQRVGVAVTDIFTGVYAVSGILAALHQRHQTGKGQHVDMALMDVAVSVTANQAMNYLTTGTPPGRTGNYHPNLTPYQVFDCADGHIIIATGNDAQYQRLCGLLGLDWMADAPEFLKNADRVANRDRMIDLLMGETRKRSKAELLAGCEERGIPAGPINDMAEVFEDPQVQARGMKVTLDGIPGVRAPFTFSDAELKLDAPSPKLGENNG